In Sedimentibacter sp. MB31-C6, one genomic interval encodes:
- a CDS encoding BTAD domain-containing putative transcriptional regulator, with amino-acid sequence MKIFINTLGGFDIRDNEKTLFNESTRTYRLTKLFQYFITYRNKKLLPETIIDNLWSDSESDNPKNVLRTQIFRLRKIIKALQPKDKEDKYINIKFINGYYCLEIGKSVIIDVDEFENLINQGNYESLINFEKAIELYEEAIKLYKGLYLSENTYEAWIVPARNYYHRLFIKTLYKLIEILNDKKDYEKIILLCEEALVIEPYEEDIHISLMKSLKKIGQTKSALDHYKYTVSLFEREMGTKPSKKVTDFLGKIKNNNSNEENEEIDILNARNNLEDDTKDGAMYCDIEHFKFLYNIQKRKSIRNNENDFLSIITLKGEGKYYEARDLNKWSNIMKDLLMNSLRKGDVFTFWNEKQVLIMLHNIKSDGINKIENRIKNHLNESIIYKPYDISIKFKQILS; translated from the coding sequence ATGAAAATCTTTATTAATACACTAGGAGGATTTGACATTAGGGATAATGAAAAAACCCTTTTTAATGAATCTACTAGAACATATAGGTTAACAAAGTTGTTTCAGTATTTTATAACTTATAGAAATAAGAAATTACTGCCAGAAACTATTATTGATAATTTATGGTCAGATAGTGAATCAGATAATCCTAAAAATGTACTTCGTACCCAAATTTTTAGACTAAGGAAGATTATAAAAGCACTTCAACCAAAAGATAAAGAAGATAAATATATTAATATTAAGTTTATTAATGGATACTATTGCCTAGAAATTGGCAAAAGTGTAATAATTGATGTAGATGAATTTGAAAATCTTATAAATCAAGGAAATTATGAATCATTAATTAATTTTGAAAAGGCAATTGAATTATATGAAGAGGCAATAAAGCTTTACAAAGGTTTATATTTATCAGAAAATACTTACGAAGCATGGATTGTACCTGCTAGAAACTATTATCATAGATTATTTATAAAAACCTTATATAAACTTATTGAAATCCTTAATGATAAAAAAGATTATGAAAAAATTATTTTATTATGTGAAGAGGCTTTAGTTATCGAGCCATATGAAGAGGATATACATATAAGTTTAATGAAATCATTAAAAAAAATTGGTCAAACAAAAAGTGCCTTAGATCACTATAAATATACGGTTTCTTTATTTGAAAGAGAAATGGGAACGAAACCTTCAAAAAAGGTAACTGATTTTTTAGGTAAAATAAAGAATAATAATTCAAATGAAGAAAACGAAGAAATTGATATATTAAATGCTAGAAATAACTTAGAAGATGATACAAAAGATGGTGCAATGTATTGTGATATTGAACATTTTAAATTTTTATATAATATACAGAAAAGAAAATCCATAAGAAATAATGAAAATGACTTTCTTAGTATTATAACATTAAAGGGTGAAGGAAAATATTACGAAGCAAGAGATTTAAATAAATGGTCAAATATTATGAAAGATTTATTAATGAATTCTCTAAGGAAAGGTGATGTATTTACTTTTTGGAACGAAAAGCAAGTATTAATTATGCTTCATAATATAAAAAGTGATGGTATCAATAAAATAGAAAATAGAATTAAAAACCATTTAAATGAAAGTATTATATACAAGCCTTATGATATATCCATTAAATTCAAACAAATATTGTCATAA
- a CDS encoding FAD-dependent oxidoreductase produces the protein MALVKFNLNGIDLTVEAGKNILQAATENNIEIPHLCFDERLEVYAGCGLCVVEIEGQPKLARACSTPVTNGMIVRTNTKRVESARKAAMDLLVVNHVGDCKAPCTLNCPAHTDVQGYVGLVANKQYKEALKLIKEKLPIPASIGRVCPHPCETACRRQLVEEPISIACVKTFAADYDLNSDNVYVPNLKSSTGKKVAIVGAGPAGLSAAYFLLREGHEVEIFEMMGKPGGMMRYGIPEYRLPKNVIDAEVSVIETMGAKINYNVKIGEDITLEYLQDKFDSVFLAIGAWKSSPMRCEGENTPGVLGGIDFLIDVAENKPVNIGKKVIVVGGGNTAMDVARTSIRLGAEEVRVVYRRSEEQMPAEKLEIKEAKEEGVIFSFLSGPNLVLSDGEKVVGLKCEKMVLGEKDQSGRQRPEPTGEFENFDADTIIAAIGQEVVCGNINVAQGKKKNIQINEGTFETNIKGVFAGGDAATGPKIAIDAVAQGQQAAGVINSYLNGVMIPYIDKPLVYQDDITEEDFKDREKLPRVEHHTVEAQVRKTNFQPILPTMTEEEVLRESSRCLECGCKDYFECQLVDYIKKFDIDTVKYHSQNEKKFEETDHPFIAQNVDKCVLCGLCVRTCEEVVGASALGFVDRGYKTVVAPAFEQGLKETDCISCGQCIDVCPTGAWLDRRENIKEIPLDLKETESVCSYCSVGCHIVYEHKDNVIYKASSPKDSEIPMCGRGKFGIEHINVSNRILQPKVKIKDSYETVSFNVGLFETAKRLRSIQNLYGADQIAFAVSPKLTNEELNTINAIAKELDTNVKGSFINEKESGIETVLGYNQSTISSDGLNSADLIIVAGQLYEQHPSAGMKLRRLSKNAKIISASINPTKIDKWAQKVDVNNYEVFFTRVLKSLIDKGVVKEESLNKFSNGNELKKALEKVEVLPEEEKVAEAFKNAKKPIILADANTVQNEALKVLADITVLTGNDAKPHRGLLVLKPKANSQGAWNLGFRTSGEEIRYALQNNKIKGLVVIGEDILGNDPELKESINNLKFFATFDIMENDTTATAEYVLPLCSLAESKGTIISADGTVQDVVEAIKPMTGMSNLQMFEEIAKQLNANVSNEIVEKIDTKLYIPKFESKEKVYKVYDTVEKAFLANLKDNCVKVD, from the coding sequence GTGGCTTTAGTAAAATTTAATTTAAATGGAATAGATTTAACTGTTGAAGCAGGTAAAAACATATTACAAGCAGCTACAGAAAATAATATAGAAATACCACATTTATGCTTTGATGAAAGGCTAGAAGTTTATGCAGGTTGCGGACTTTGTGTAGTAGAAATCGAAGGTCAACCAAAACTTGCAAGAGCATGTTCTACACCTGTTACAAATGGTATGATTGTTAGAACAAATACTAAAAGAGTTGAGTCAGCAAGAAAAGCAGCAATGGATTTATTAGTTGTTAATCATGTTGGAGATTGTAAGGCTCCATGTACATTGAATTGTCCAGCTCATACAGATGTTCAAGGATATGTAGGTCTTGTTGCTAATAAGCAATACAAAGAAGCATTAAAGTTAATTAAAGAAAAACTTCCTATTCCAGCAAGTATAGGAAGGGTATGTCCTCATCCATGCGAAACAGCATGTAGAAGACAATTAGTAGAAGAACCAATATCAATTGCATGTGTAAAAACTTTTGCAGCTGATTACGATTTAAATAGCGACAATGTATATGTTCCAAACTTAAAATCTTCTACAGGTAAAAAAGTAGCAATAGTTGGAGCAGGACCTGCAGGTTTGTCTGCAGCATACTTCTTGTTACGTGAAGGACATGAAGTAGAAATATTTGAAATGATGGGTAAACCAGGTGGAATGATGAGATATGGAATACCAGAATATCGTCTTCCAAAAAATGTAATAGATGCAGAAGTATCAGTTATAGAAACTATGGGCGCTAAAATAAATTATAATGTAAAAATTGGAGAAGATATAACTCTTGAATATTTACAAGATAAATTTGATTCTGTATTTTTAGCTATTGGTGCTTGGAAAAGTTCACCTATGAGATGTGAAGGAGAAAATACACCAGGAGTATTAGGTGGTATAGACTTCTTAATAGATGTAGCAGAGAATAAACCTGTTAATATAGGAAAAAAAGTAATAGTAGTTGGTGGTGGTAATACTGCTATGGACGTTGCAAGGACAAGTATTCGTCTTGGAGCAGAAGAAGTAAGAGTAGTTTATAGAAGGTCTGAAGAGCAAATGCCAGCTGAAAAACTTGAAATTAAAGAAGCTAAGGAAGAAGGAGTTATTTTCTCATTCCTATCAGGACCAAATTTAGTTTTAAGTGATGGAGAAAAAGTTGTTGGATTAAAATGTGAAAAGATGGTTCTTGGTGAAAAAGATCAATCTGGTAGACAAAGACCAGAACCAACAGGAGAATTTGAGAACTTTGACGCAGATACAATAATTGCAGCAATAGGACAAGAAGTTGTTTGTGGTAATATAAATGTAGCTCAAGGTAAGAAGAAAAACATTCAAATAAATGAAGGTACATTTGAAACAAACATTAAAGGTGTATTTGCTGGTGGAGATGCTGCTACTGGTCCTAAAATAGCAATAGATGCTGTAGCACAAGGACAGCAGGCAGCAGGAGTAATCAATAGTTATTTGAATGGTGTTATGATACCATATATAGATAAGCCACTTGTTTATCAAGATGATATAACTGAAGAAGACTTTAAAGATAGGGAAAAATTACCTAGAGTAGAACATCATACTGTTGAAGCCCAAGTAAGAAAAACTAATTTCCAACCTATTCTTCCAACTATGACAGAAGAAGAAGTTCTCAGAGAAAGCTCAAGATGTCTCGAATGTGGATGTAAAGATTATTTCGAATGTCAACTTGTGGATTATATTAAGAAATTTGATATTGATACAGTTAAATATCATTCACAAAATGAGAAAAAATTTGAGGAAACAGATCATCCATTTATAGCACAAAATGTTGATAAATGTGTACTTTGTGGTTTGTGCGTAAGAACTTGTGAAGAAGTTGTAGGAGCTTCTGCTTTAGGATTTGTTGATAGGGGATATAAAACAGTAGTAGCACCAGCCTTTGAACAAGGTTTGAAGGAAACAGATTGTATATCTTGTGGACAATGTATAGACGTATGTCCTACAGGTGCATGGCTTGATAGAAGAGAAAATATTAAAGAAATTCCTTTAGATTTAAAAGAAACTGAATCAGTATGTAGCTACTGCTCAGTAGGCTGTCATATAGTATATGAACACAAGGATAATGTAATTTATAAGGCTTCAAGTCCTAAGGATTCAGAAATTCCTATGTGTGGTAGAGGAAAGTTCGGTATTGAACATATTAATGTATCAAATAGAATACTTCAACCTAAAGTAAAAATAAAAGACAGTTATGAAACAGTATCTTTTAATGTTGGTCTTTTTGAAACTGCTAAGCGTTTAAGAAGTATACAAAACTTATATGGTGCTGATCAAATTGCATTTGCAGTATCTCCTAAATTAACTAATGAAGAGTTAAATACTATTAATGCAATTGCTAAGGAATTAGACACTAATGTAAAGGGTTCCTTTATAAATGAAAAGGAATCAGGTATAGAAACAGTTTTAGGTTATAATCAATCAACGATAAGTTCTGATGGATTAAATTCTGCTGATTTAATAATAGTTGCAGGTCAATTGTACGAACAACATCCTTCAGCTGGAATGAAGCTTAGAAGATTATCTAAAAATGCTAAAATTATCTCTGCTTCAATAAATCCTACTAAGATTGACAAATGGGCTCAAAAAGTAGATGTAAATAACTATGAAGTTTTCTTTACAAGAGTTCTTAAATCATTAATTGATAAAGGCGTTGTAAAAGAAGAATCTTTAAATAAATTCTCTAATGGTAATGAATTGAAAAAGGCTTTAGAAAAGGTAGAAGTTTTACCAGAAGAAGAAAAAGTTGCAGAAGCATTTAAAAATGCTAAAAAGCCAATAATATTAGCTGATGCAAATACAGTTCAAAATGAAGCTTTGAAAGTTTTAGCTGACATTACAGTATTAACAGGTAATGACGCTAAGCCTCACAGAGGTTTATTAGTATTAAAACCAAAAGCAAACAGCCAAGGAGCATGGAATTTAGGTTTCAGAACTTCAGGGGAAGAAATTAGATATGCTTTACAAAACAATAAAATTAAAGGTTTAGTTGTAATAGGTGAAGATATTTTAGGAAACGACCCAGAATTAAAAGAATCTATTAATAATCTTAAATTCTTTGCTACATTTGATATAATGGAAAATGATACAACAGCTACAGCAGAATATGTATTGCCACTTTGCAGTCTTGCGGAAAGCAAAGGGACAATAATTAGTGCAGATGGTACTGTGCAAGATGTAGTTGAAGCTATAAAACCAATGACTGGTATGTCAAATCTTCAAATGTTCGAAGAAATAGCAAAGCAATTGAATGCTAATGTAAGTAATGAAATTGTAGAAAAAATTGATACAAAACTATATATACCAAAATTCGAAAGCAAAGAAAAGGTATATAAAGTATATGATACAGTAGAAAAAGCATTTTTAGCAAACTTAAAAGATAACTGTGTAAAAGTAGATTGA
- the nuoF gene encoding NADH-quinone oxidoreductase subunit NuoF — MAIFRSHVLVCGGTGCTSSKSDLIRKRFEEKIKEVNLDKEVQVIGTGCFGLCEQGPIVIVYPEGSFYSRMTIDRVDEIVKEHLLKGRIVDKYLYKEKVTKEDLAEAEHKSLMDVEFYKKQKRVALRNCGVINPENIKEYIARDGYMALGKVLTEMKPNEVIDFIKASGIRGRGGAGFPTGMKWSFAAPNKADQKYIICNADEGDPGAFMDRSVLEGDPHAVLEAMAIAGYAIGATKGFIYVRAEYPIAVHRLHIAIDQARELGLLGKNIFDSGFDFDIETRLGAGAFVCGEETALMQSIEGKRGMSKIKPPFPANKGLWGKPSVINNVETLANIPQIINNGVDWFRSFGTAKSPGTKVFALGGKINNTGLVEVPMGTTLREVIYDIGGGCPNGKEFKAVQTGGPSGGCLTKEHLDTPIDYENLGAVGSMMGSGGMIVMDEDNCMVDIARFFLDFTVDESCGKCTPCRLGTKRMLEILERITEGKGTMEDLDELEELASSVKDSSLCGLGQTAPNPVLSTLRYFKDEYIAHVVDKKCPAKHCKSLLTFEINKDKCVGCTLCARNCPVKAIEGKVKNPHVINQDLCTKCGNCYNVCKFGAVEKN, encoded by the coding sequence ATGGCAATTTTCAGATCACATGTTTTAGTATGTGGGGGAACTGGTTGTACTTCTTCAAAATCTGATTTGATAAGAAAAAGATTCGAAGAAAAAATTAAAGAAGTAAATTTAGATAAAGAAGTTCAAGTTATTGGAACAGGATGCTTTGGATTATGTGAGCAGGGACCAATTGTTATCGTGTATCCAGAGGGTTCATTCTATTCTAGAATGACTATAGACAGAGTAGATGAAATAGTGAAAGAGCACTTATTAAAAGGAAGAATTGTAGATAAATATTTATATAAAGAAAAAGTTACAAAAGAAGATTTAGCAGAAGCAGAACACAAGTCTCTTATGGACGTTGAATTTTATAAAAAGCAAAAGAGAGTAGCATTAAGAAATTGTGGAGTAATAAATCCAGAAAATATTAAAGAATATATTGCTAGAGACGGATATATGGCTCTTGGAAAAGTACTGACAGAAATGAAACCTAATGAAGTAATTGACTTTATAAAAGCTTCAGGTATTAGAGGTAGAGGTGGAGCCGGTTTTCCAACTGGTATGAAATGGAGTTTCGCAGCCCCTAATAAGGCTGATCAAAAATATATTATATGTAACGCTGACGAAGGAGATCCAGGTGCATTTATGGACAGAAGTGTTCTTGAAGGAGATCCTCATGCAGTATTAGAAGCCATGGCAATAGCAGGATATGCAATAGGAGCAACAAAGGGATTTATTTATGTTAGAGCAGAATACCCAATAGCTGTTCACAGACTGCATATTGCTATAGATCAAGCAAGAGAATTAGGATTATTAGGTAAAAATATATTTGATTCAGGTTTTGATTTTGATATAGAAACAAGACTAGGAGCAGGAGCATTTGTTTGTGGTGAAGAAACAGCTCTAATGCAATCAATAGAAGGTAAGAGAGGTATGTCTAAGATAAAACCACCTTTCCCTGCTAATAAAGGTCTTTGGGGTAAACCATCTGTAATAAATAATGTAGAAACATTAGCAAATATTCCTCAAATTATTAATAATGGTGTAGATTGGTTCAGAAGTTTTGGAACTGCAAAATCTCCTGGAACAAAAGTATTTGCATTAGGTGGTAAAATAAATAATACAGGACTCGTTGAAGTTCCTATGGGTACTACGCTAAGAGAAGTTATATATGATATAGGTGGTGGCTGTCCTAATGGAAAAGAATTCAAGGCAGTACAAACAGGTGGGCCTTCTGGTGGATGTTTAACTAAAGAACACTTAGATACTCCTATAGATTATGAAAACCTAGGAGCTGTTGGTTCAATGATGGGTTCCGGTGGAATGATAGTAATGGATGAAGATAACTGTATGGTAGATATAGCAAGGTTTTTCCTTGACTTTACAGTTGATGAATCTTGCGGTAAATGTACGCCATGTAGATTAGGTACCAAGAGGATGTTAGAAATATTAGAAAGAATAACTGAAGGAAAAGGCACTATGGAAGACTTAGATGAGTTAGAAGAATTAGCTAGTAGTGTTAAAGATTCTTCCCTTTGCGGCCTTGGTCAAACAGCACCAAATCCTGTTTTGTCAACATTGAGATATTTTAAAGATGAATATATTGCACATGTTGTGGACAAAAAATGTCCAGCAAAACATTGTAAATCTTTATTAACTTTTGAAATTAATAAGGATAAATGTGTTGGATGTACTTTATGTGCTAGAAACTGTCCTGTAAAAGCAATTGAAGGTAAAGTTAAAAATCCACATGTTATAAATCAGGATCTATGTACAAAATGCGGCAACTGTTATAATGTATGTAAATTTGGTGCCGTTGAAAAAAACTAA
- a CDS encoding (2Fe-2S) ferredoxin domain-containing protein translates to MKSLDELKKLREESIKNMEMRSADKEIRVVVGMATCGISAGARPVLSTLVEEVAKRNLKSVQVVQTGCIGMCTYEPIVEVYAPDKEKVTYIHVNPEKAKQIVAEHLVNGNVVNEYTIGAAE, encoded by the coding sequence ATGAAGTCTCTAGATGAATTAAAAAAATTAAGAGAAGAATCTATAAAAAACATGGAAATGAGAAGTGCAGATAAGGAAATTAGAGTAGTAGTAGGTATGGCTACATGTGGGATATCTGCAGGAGCAAGACCAGTTTTAAGTACATTGGTTGAAGAAGTTGCCAAAAGAAATTTAAAAAGTGTACAAGTTGTTCAAACTGGATGTATTGGAATGTGTACCTATGAACCTATAGTAGAAGTTTATGCCCCTGATAAAGAAAAGGTAACATATATCCACGTTAATCCTGAGAAAGCTAAGCAAATAGTTGCTGAACATTTAGTAAATGGAAATGTAGTAAACGAATATACAATTGGAGCAGCTGAATAA
- the nuoE gene encoding NADH-quinone oxidoreductase subunit NuoE, translated as MQNEFVETRQSEFDQLKEYIDTVKNSQGILMQTLQKAQELFGYLPLEVQKFISKETNIPLADIYGVVTFYTQFSIEPKGKHTIGVCLGTACYVKGSQAVLDKLSEELKVSVGSTTEDNMFTLEATRCLGCCGLAPVMMVDDDVYGKLDPKKVPEIIEKYKN; from the coding sequence TTGCAAAATGAATTTGTTGAAACAAGACAAAGTGAATTTGATCAACTTAAAGAATATATTGATACAGTTAAAAATTCACAAGGTATTTTGATGCAAACTTTACAAAAAGCACAAGAATTATTTGGCTATTTGCCTTTAGAAGTGCAAAAATTTATTTCAAAAGAAACAAATATACCACTGGCAGATATTTATGGAGTTGTAACGTTCTATACTCAATTTTCTATTGAGCCTAAAGGAAAGCACACTATTGGAGTTTGCTTAGGAACTGCTTGCTACGTAAAGGGTTCTCAAGCTGTACTGGACAAGCTTTCAGAAGAATTAAAGGTATCGGTTGGTAGTACAACAGAAGATAATATGTTTACCCTTGAGGCTACAAGATGCCTAGGATGCTGTGGATTAGCACCAGTAATGATGGTAGACGATGATGTTTATGGAAAATTGGATCCAAAAAAGGTACCTGAAATTATTGAAAAATATAAAAATTAG
- a CDS encoding aminopeptidase: protein MDNNEKLFYKKKFIWEKISQEEKSNVFKMGEDYKSYIDSSKTERLSIKEIVRRAKEQGFVHIDELEEIKQGTKVYFVNKEKNAVLAVIGKQDIESGMNIVGSHVDSPRLDLKQNPLYEEHGLSLLKTHYYGGIRKYQWVTIPLALYGTVIKSNGEKIEIAIGDDENDPVFYITDLLPHLAKKQNDKKLGEAIEGESLNVIIGSLPSEGKEDEKKFKLNVLKILNEKYGMIEEDFQTAELEIVPAGKSRDVGIDRGMIMAYGHDDRVCAYTSLKAILELANPEKTAIALFVDKEEIGSVGNTGMQSQFFNNMLAELIIKQNNGKYAELSLKRALANSSMLSSDVAAGVDPTYPQVSELQNAALMGKGVAMIKYTGSRGKSGANDANAEYIGKLRKIFNENEVAWQPAELGKVDQGGGGTIAYIMANYNMDVVDLGVPVLSMHAPFEIVSKSDVYMTYKAYKMFYNKNI, encoded by the coding sequence ATGGATAATAACGAAAAGCTTTTTTATAAAAAGAAATTCATTTGGGAAAAAATAAGTCAAGAAGAAAAAAGTAATGTTTTTAAAATGGGAGAAGATTATAAATCATATATTGATTCATCTAAAACGGAAAGGCTTTCAATTAAAGAAATAGTTAGAAGAGCTAAAGAACAAGGTTTTGTTCATATAGATGAATTAGAAGAAATAAAGCAAGGTACTAAAGTGTATTTTGTAAATAAAGAAAAAAATGCTGTACTTGCTGTAATAGGCAAGCAAGATATTGAAAGTGGGATGAATATTGTAGGGAGTCACGTAGATTCTCCTCGATTAGATTTAAAACAAAATCCATTATATGAAGAACATGGGTTATCGCTGCTAAAAACACATTACTATGGTGGAATTAGAAAATACCAATGGGTTACGATACCACTAGCTTTATATGGTACAGTTATTAAATCAAATGGTGAAAAGATTGAAATTGCTATAGGTGATGATGAAAATGATCCTGTATTCTATATAACAGATTTATTACCTCATCTTGCAAAGAAACAAAATGATAAGAAACTTGGCGAAGCTATTGAGGGAGAATCATTAAATGTAATTATTGGAAGCTTACCTTCTGAAGGAAAAGAAGATGAAAAGAAATTTAAATTAAATGTATTAAAAATATTAAATGAAAAATATGGCATGATTGAAGAAGATTTTCAAACTGCAGAACTTGAAATAGTACCTGCTGGAAAGTCTAGGGATGTTGGAATTGATAGAGGTATGATAATGGCGTATGGTCATGATGATAGAGTATGTGCATATACTTCTCTCAAAGCAATTTTAGAATTAGCAAATCCTGAAAAAACTGCTATCGCATTATTTGTAGATAAAGAGGAAATTGGAAGTGTTGGTAACACAGGAATGCAATCTCAATTTTTCAACAATATGTTAGCTGAGTTAATCATAAAGCAAAACAATGGAAAATATGCAGAATTGTCTTTAAAAAGAGCATTAGCAAATAGTAGTATGTTATCTTCTGACGTAGCTGCAGGAGTAGATCCTACTTATCCACAAGTTTCAGAACTTCAAAATGCAGCTTTAATGGGCAAAGGCGTTGCAATGATTAAATATACAGGCAGCAGAGGCAAATCAGGAGCAAATGATGCAAATGCTGAATATATTGGAAAACTAAGAAAAATATTCAATGAAAATGAAGTTGCTTGGCAACCAGCAGAACTAGGTAAAGTAGATCAGGGTGGTGGCGGAACAATTGCGTATATCATGGCAAACTATAACATGGATGTTGTTGACCTTGGAGTTCCTGTACTAAGTATGCATGCACCATTTGAAATAGTATCAAAATCAGATGTTTATATGACTTATAAAGCATATAAAATGTTTTATAATAAAAATATATAA